The Populus alba chromosome 6, ASM523922v2, whole genome shotgun sequence genome contains a region encoding:
- the LOC118033625 gene encoding mitochondrial import receptor subunit TOM7-1, translated as MASRVSLKTKGKSSSGKGAKGMEEKSASQYFKEWSTWSFKKAKVITHYGFIPMIIIIGMNSEPKPQIHQLLSPF; from the coding sequence atggcGTCTAGGGTTTCTCTGAAGACAAAAGGCAAGAGCAGCAGCGGCAAGGGAGCAAAAGGCATGGAAGAGAAATCAGCGTCACAGTATTTCAAAGAATGGAGCACATGGTCATTTAAAAAGGCCAAAGTTATCACTCACTATGGATTCATTCCTATGATTATTATCATTGGAATGAACTCTGAGCCTAAGCCACAGATTCATCAGCTCCTTAGTCCTTTCTGA